In Flavobacterium sp. GSB-24, the genomic window CGTAGCTTTATTAATGTACCCTTTTGTAATCGGGATTAGTATGTTTTTAGGAATTTTTGGAGGATGGCTTGCTTGTGCATACGGAGGATTTTCGACTAGCCAAGATTTCATTCAAGGTGCGCAAATGGAATTTATTCCTTTCCATATTACTTATGCTTTCATTAAAACTTTAATTTTCGCAATGTTATTGGCAACTATTCCATCTTTTCATGGTTATTACATGAAAGGTGGCGCATTAGAAGTTGGTAAAGCAAGTACGGTATCGTTTGTATGGACATCTGTTTGTATCATTCTTTTTAATTATATATTAACTCAATTATTATTAGGATAATGATAGAAGTAAAAAACATAGAAAAATCATTTGGTGATAGTAAAGTTTTAAAAGGCGTTTCGACCGTTTTTGAAACTGGAAAAACCAACTTGATTATTGGACAAAGTGGATCTGGAAAAACAGTTTTACTTAAAACGTTATTAGGGATTCACACACCAGATTCTGGAACAATTGAATTCGATGGAAGAGTTTATTCTGACTTGGATCCAGATGAAAAAAGAGCGCTAAGAACAGAAATTGGAATGGTTTTTCAAGGAAGTGCTTTGTTTGATTCGATGACAGTTGCAGAAAACGTAGCTTTCCCATTGCGAATGTTCACAAATAACTCTAAGGCACAAATCAAAGAACGTGTTGATTTTGTTTTAGAAAGAGTAAACTTAGTTGAAGCACATAAAAAATTGCCTTCTGAAATTTCAGGTGGTATGCAGAAACGTGTGGCTATTGCCCGCGCGATTGTAAATAATCCAAAATATTTGTTTTGCGATGAGCCAAACTCAGGTCTTGATCCTAATACATCAACTTTGATTGATAATTTGATTCAGGAAATTACGAGAGAATACAATATTACAACCGTAATTAATACTCACGATATGAACTCTGTAATGGAAATTGGAGAGAATATTGTTTTTTTAAAAAAAGGATTAAAAGCCTGGCAGGGAACAAAAGAGGAAATCTTTAGAACTGATAATAAAGATATTGTGAAGTTTGTTTATTCTTCAAACTTATTCAAAAAAGTAAGAGAAGCTTATTTGAAGGGTTAAAACCTTTATTTAAAATTCCAATAAAAAAATTCCAAATTCCAATACTGATCTACAGTTGGAATTTGGAATTTTTTTATTGAAATTTCTTCCCTATGATTGGGATTTGTTTTTTTTTATTGAGATTTTAAAGTAATCAACTCAACTTCTGCATTTGGATTAAAAAGGTAAGTTTTCCCAGAACTGATTTCTAAACACTCAAAACGTTTTGTTCTAACAGCTATTTTTTTAAAAACTTTACCGTTTTTGATTCTAAAAATACTTCCGTAAGGAATTTCGAAAACGTAATTTTTATCATTTTCTTTATCATACTGTTTTAAAGCTAAGGATAAAGTGGTGTCTGTATCGCTACTTGCAGAAGGGTTTTTAAAATGTCTTGCCAGTAAAGGCAAAATGTGACCTGGAAATATTTCTGGTCTTATAAACGGAACCATTAAGCGCTGAAACGTATATTTCCATTCATTTCCGTGAGGTTTTATATTTCGCCCAAATTTTTCAAAAGCAACCAAATGTGCAATTTCATGAATCAGCGTAATTAAAAACCTATATTTATTTAAACTCGCATTAACTGTAATTTCATGTTTCCCGCTCGGTCCTCTCCTATAGTCACCATGACGAGTCTGACGTTCGTTTACAATTTTCAAGTGCACCTGATTGGCAACTATCAAATCAAAAACGGGTTTTACCGCATGTTCGGGAATATATTTAGCTAGAGTGTCGCTCAATTTAAAATTAAATGTTATTTATTAGATGTTAGACGTTTTAAAATTGGAATTTGTTTTTTTTATTTTGGAATTTAATTTACGGATTTGTTGATGAAACTTCAAGCACTTTTCCGTTAAAGTATTTATTTCCGTTAAGAGTAAAATCATAAATGTATGTCGCCATTCCTTCAGCAGAAATTGGAGCCTGATAACCAGGGAAAGCTTCGTTTAACATCTCAGTTTGAACAGAACCTAGAGCCAGTACATTAAACGAAATACCTTGCTCTTTATATTCTTCTGCTAATAACTCCGTTAAAGTAATAACAGCTCCTTTACTTGAACTGTAAGCAGCCAATCCTGCAAATTTAAGGCTTCCGCGTACGCCGCCAATTGAACTTATCGTGACAACGTGACTTCCCTTTTGCAAATAAGGCAGACATATTCTAGTAAGATTAGCAACTGCGAAAACATTCACTTTGTAAATGCTTTCAAAATCCGCTTGTGTAGTCTCTGCAAAAGGTTTTAAAAGTAAAGCTCCTGCATTATGAACAACTGCATCTACTTTTTTCCAAGTCGAAGAAAGAAATTGATCTACTTCTGCTAAAGCTTTTTCATCGGCTAAATCAATCGACAAACAAGTTACATTTTGGTGTTCCAAAAGTGTTTTTGGTATTTTTCTTGAAATGGCCAAAACCTGATTTCCTGCATTTGCAAACTGCAACGCTAGTTCATAACCAATCCCTCTACTCGTTCCGGTAACAATAATATTTTTCATGAAGCAAAAATAATCAAATGCAGTAAAATGACCTCTTATTTATTCATGGTTATTTCTTGCGTTTCAGTAACTGCTATTTTGGTAACTGCCGGCAATAATTCCTGAGTAAATGCTGTAATATGTGGAATATCCATTAACTTAAATTCATCTGAAACATGATGATAAAAATCGAAGTTTTCAAAATCGAAGGTACTTATGGATTGGCATGGTTTTCCAAAAGCCTGAAAAAAAGAATAATTATCAGATCTATAAAACAATTGATATTCTGCTTCTTTTGGCAAAAATCCGATTGTCTTTTTTCCTGTGT contains:
- a CDS encoding SprT-like domain-containing protein encodes the protein MSDTLAKYIPEHAVKPVFDLIVANQVHLKIVNERQTRHGDYRRGPSGKHEITVNASLNKYRFLITLIHEIAHLVAFEKFGRNIKPHGNEWKYTFQRLMVPFIRPEIFPGHILPLLARHFKNPSASSDTDTTLSLALKQYDKENDKNYVFEIPYGSIFRIKNGKVFKKIAVRTKRFECLEISSGKTYLFNPNAEVELITLKSQ
- a CDS encoding SDR family oxidoreductase, whose translation is MKNIIVTGTSRGIGYELALQFANAGNQVLAISRKIPKTLLEHQNVTCLSIDLADEKALAEVDQFLSSTWKKVDAVVHNAGALLLKPFAETTQADFESIYKVNVFAVANLTRICLPYLQKGSHVVTISSIGGVRGSLKFAGLAAYSSSKGAVITLTELLAEEYKEQGISFNVLALGSVQTEMLNEAFPGYQAPISAEGMATYIYDFTLNGNKYFNGKVLEVSSTNP
- a CDS encoding ATP-binding cassette domain-containing protein, whose amino-acid sequence is MIEVKNIEKSFGDSKVLKGVSTVFETGKTNLIIGQSGSGKTVLLKTLLGIHTPDSGTIEFDGRVYSDLDPDEKRALRTEIGMVFQGSALFDSMTVAENVAFPLRMFTNNSKAQIKERVDFVLERVNLVEAHKKLPSEISGGMQKRVAIARAIVNNPKYLFCDEPNSGLDPNTSTLIDNLIQEITREYNITTVINTHDMNSVMEIGENIVFLKKGLKAWQGTKEEIFRTDNKDIVKFVYSSNLFKKVREAYLKG